tttaacctgaatgatgaagggtcctatttataacCGAAGGATGAAGGGGGGAGGAAAGACCTTGCCAACTGCTACcgggcgccagctgtccgaccaagaggaatatcctcttggtctcctctgttGTGGGCGAGATAGTGGATGACGTGGCACGCCGTTATTTGCTCAGGTGGAAGAAATAGTACTGCAGCTGTCGGTCTGTCCTTAGATCGTGTTGAAGGTCCACATGGCGTCTGATTAATGGTAACACGAGTTGTCCTTTTTGTCTGGAGGAGaatctttggtgccaccttgatatcttccagaagcttctggatttgtttgctgatgtaggcgccatgtTGGATTGGAAAAGATGGTGTGGTCCCTGTCATGTGTGCttggaattgggaccatacctcttcagatTCGAACTTCAGACATGTAGCCTTCAACCCGAATATTCAGTTCTCCTCTAATATCAATTGAGCTATATCTAATTGCCAACAAATAGAGaaaatatgtttaaaaataaGAAGTATTGTTGATGGGGTCTAGTGTTCACTCAACTTAACTCAAGCTTTATCATATCTTGTTTGATGATGGGGTCTGGTGTTCTCTCAACTTAACTCAAGCTTTATCATCTCTTGTTTGATATTATAGGCAATGTATTCTGTGTAATGTATGTGAATATGTGAtacattatttaatatatttttttcaatttGAATCAAATCTTTTATGTTATTTTCAATTTGAAATTAGAATAACagtttgataataataataagtaaaagaaaagaaagagtaCACAAACGTGAACACGAAAAACATGTGAAGAAGGTCATTCAATATATCGATCCGTGACTATATTATTATTTTTCATAACTTACATGTTAGATATTTAGAAGATTAATGACATACTTTTATTGCTTGTTTTTTGGAATATGTTTGAAGTTGAAGATACCCATTCGAGGATATGATATTTTGGAATTAATTTGGATAAAATGTGTCGGGAGTTATTGTTCATTTTGTCCTTTAAGCACTTTTATTGTTAGTACCATTGGCGAGTCACATGTCACTGTCTTAAAGTTGGTCCATTTACaactttttattttcaaacattgTGTGTTTGATAAATGTTTATAAAACACTTAAAATCGATGTTTTAGATAACTTgtggtatttaaaaaaaaatgcattTATTTATGTGTCACTTCCTTTGTCTACATTACGGAAACACTAAAGACCCATACCAGTGTTTCTAAATATGTTTTAACTTAAGGCAATACATAAGAGAGGTGGGGGCGCTAAGTGATGAAACGTGTGGTTGGGTGACCATGTGTGGTGGTGATAACGCGTTGTGGTGACCACGCGTGTTGAAAGTTATTTACTACCGCACACCATGCTTCTCCTAGTGATGGTTTGCTACGATGGAGATGAGTGTGTGGTGAGTGACGGGAAAGTGGAGCACccccactaaaatccatcactagtgatggaaccAAGTTTGATGACGTGGCAAAACATGATTGGGTGAGGTGAGTGATAGAAAGTGCAGCACCTTCACCCCCTAAGAGTGTAACAAGATAAAAATGTCAATACCGTACTAGATCTTTAATAAATATCTAAAGGCATATATAGTTTGACAAATTAAGGTATAATACCATAGAACTTTAGACCGAATGGAAGGTACCAAGAAAGCAAGAAGCAAATTTTatggcggatctagaaaaaaaCGTTAAGGGgcaacttttcaaaattttcttttctGTAAGGGCAACAAAATCGAAAAagcgtcaaatttttccaaaatttacactaccgctgGAGCGTCAATGGGTAGCGGGCACTACCCCTATTCAAAGACTATATCCGCCCCTGAAACCAATGTAATGTGGACCTCTCCTAATACTCTGGCAAACAACATGAAATACTACAACTTGTGCCAAAGGGTACCAATTTCATATACGCGATCTATTGTAATTAGCATTCTAAGATCGTCTTTATTCATACACATGTCCCTTCACTAATTAGGCTGAAGTGATTGTGTCATCGGCTAAATCGTCAAATTTGTTTTAATGGAACAATTCCACGAGATCCTGCTAAACTTTTATGTGTTTGCTAGCAATCTTCAAACAAGAGAACTGTGGAAGGTTTTGAGTTCATCAATGATCATTATAAGATGTTCGTGATCTTGTTGTGttggttttgaaaaattttttggGTTATTATAAGATGTCCGTGATCTTGTTGtgttggttttgaaaaatattttgGGTTAAATCGCTAACTACTGTTTCTAGAAACTAAAAATCAAAATCTGTAGGTTCGATGGGTTGGTCAGCACTACCCGATTTTAGCAATTTGGGGAAACACCTTTTCTCAAAACCTATAGTTTGTATTAAAATGATAAGTATGTTTATCATTATAATATCTACACATAAATGCatatttcaaaaataaaaaaaaagttaaatggTTAGTTTGGTTTACACGTCTAGTTTCAAGTTCCAAATCATTGGCCTAATCGTCAAAACTAAATTGTGAACCGAACCGTATAAATTTCAAACTGGACTAGCTTTATTATGTTTGAATTATGGGTGTTCACGATCCGGTTCGGCGGGTTTCGACAAAGATTTTACGTCGAACCACTAACAAAGGTTTTAAGAAAAGACAAACCGAACTGGCCAAAACGGTTTGGTTTAACAATTCTATTCTTTTCTTTAACCATAGCTAGCGGGTTGACCCAAAATTTTGTCAAAATCGACTTAACCGGACCTTAAAAACCCCTActgtctttgtttttttttttttgtgccaCTAATATCTTTCATACACTATGTACAAGCAGGGCTGTTCATTTTTATCCAAACCCGAAACCCGATCCGAATTCAAAGCTACCCAAACTCGAATTAGCGAATATCCGAAAAACCCAAACCTGaccaacccgaactttaaatggttcGGTTATCATGTCACTTTTTCCCTACCAAAAACCTGAAAAAACCGAAATacaaaacccgaaaaaaacctgaacatttatttttttttcttataggAGTGTTTTGGTTTGGAGTCTTTAATATATGAAACATTAAGTTTTCGGACTTTTAAATACTATAATACCATATTGTCAAATAAtgtttgaactttgatgatatttttaaagtagcaatatgaattttgatgatatcttgtaaaaaaacattaatttttcattttatatCTAAACCCGAAAACggaacaacccgacccgaactaacccaaacccgaataacccaaaaccgactaacccgaactttaaatggaTCGGTTATCGGGTCAATTTTTCTTAGacaaaaacccgaacaacccaaTCCGAAAAACCGGAAACCCGAAGAAAAAACCCGATAAACACCCCTTTGTACAAGTGTATTATACGCGTTTTTCAGTTTCTACGTTTCTTAAGATAATATCATTTTAAAATGAACGTCTCCGTTTTGGGGAGGGGgtgagttttaattttttctgtAAAGGAACTTTGTCTTCATGAATAATACATTAGTAACGCCTTCTCTCGGGACGTGGACAACTGGACATGACTTTTCTGTGATCCCGTGAGGCCTTGTTCTATGGGGCCTATCTTACTGCAATTAAGTTTGAGACTATTGGGCCTGTGAATTGGGCCATTCATTGTCTACTGGACATCTTTTGAAGACTTTCTGCAAGAAATTGTCAACCTGATGCAACAAATCAAAAGGTGTGGATGCTAACTGCTAAGAAGAATGAAACCCTCCTTCATACTCGCCGGTCAGAGATGGAGGGTGTGAGTGCAAGTCACGCTCTTTTTTCCAATAAGGTTGATGATCACTTCTACCTCTTGTTACTATTTAAAGTATTAAACTACTCAATTAACAACACATTGTGAttaaaaaagaaataataaaaataaacgaTTAAATGTTAAAGGGCATGTATCATGCATATTTTTAGCCCACACCAAATCAAGAGTAAATACTCTGGATTATTGTGGTCATTGTCATTATGCTAACGAGAGGAAGATACACACAATTCCAAAACCTAATAATAACATTGTAAATATGTGTTCTAAGGATTGAACGGTGATGGTTCAATCGGTTGAAAACAAACCGTTGGTTCTTTTGGTTCAACAACTACTTAATGACTTAACGGATCCGAGCACAAAAAAAACACTTGGTTCTAAATAATCTGGACAAACGGTGGAAACTATGTCCAAGCCATTATAAAATCATCAGTCTCACCTTATCTGTTTGTCAATTTAGTGGTATTTAATATCAAGAAAACATACTGTCAGCTATGTTATCGAAACATTGGTAAATACATAGGTAAATAACTAGTGTCGCATATCACTATTAGTTGTTATAAACTAATGAAAGCAAAGCCTCACGCCCTTTTACATTGCTCAAAGCTACAACCTCAACTTCATATTCAACGATGACAAAGACACGAATCGCTACACCTAATCCAGTAACTTTAACTCGCTCTAGCAATAGTTAACAAGTAACAAATAAAATGCTCGTCTCGTTACTCTTAATCAACTAGGTATGTCGAAAAGATAAAAACACCGAGAAAATTTGACATTTTACTATTTTACAAAACGATTGGACAAAGGTTGACAACTTGAAAACCAGAGGGATTGGTTATGATCATCAACAAACTATCCGTGCCTCACACGCGCGCGTAGGTTTAGTGATGAGTTTGTTCTTATTCCGCCTATAATAAAAGCTAAGACGGCAGCATAAAAAAGATACAAACCGAAAGGGTTATGGCCTGCGATTTTTCCGGCAAATCGTCGCTCCGATTTCTTCCATTGTCGCCGCTGCTTTTTCACGCTTCCTTCATCGTCTTCTGCAACCGGTATCTCTACTTTCTTAATCGACTATTAATCTGAATCTGAATCACAGTATTGTGTTTTTTCCCCAATTATATAGGTCTTAAATTGCGTCATCTGTATCGAATTCGACTTGTATAAGTTTTTATTCAGTTGTAATTGCTTCGGAACTGTTGTTAGTTTTTGCTATGTGTAACCATGCTAGTTAAAATTTGTGTGAATTTAAGACCTTTAAGTTATGAAGTGctttaattagggttttcaatTTCCAAACTAAGTTGTGAGTTCAGATTTGAAGATGCATTAACCTATAGTTTGCAATCTGAATATAGTGATTAAAAAATATATGTGAAAAGGAATCTCTCTGGCAAATGAATGCAAATTAGTTTGCTATAAGAATATTAAAGATGTGTGTTTCGTTATGTGGCATGATATCGTTATTTCTGCTACGTGTCGGTTGTGATTACAATACATGTTTGAACTGTGTCTGATGTTTTATGTTCAGGCCTGTGAACATTTAGGTGATATGGCTGAAGCAATTGATTTGACTGGAGATGGAGGTGTCTTGAAGACGATTGTAAAGAGCGCTAAACCTGATGCGATTGCTCCTTCAGAGAGCCTTCCTCTTGTTGATGGTAATGTTATTTAAAACTTTTAGACTAAAACTTTTTTACTAATGTGGCTGTGAATCTAGTTTCGTTGTCTTGAATTGGTGATAATATCCAACACTACTAAAACATATGTATGTTGTTCGTCAGTAGACTTGAATTCTTATTGTTTAGGTGACAGACACAACACCGTCATGTGTTTATTTACATCACACTTATATTAATAGGGGAaagttcattggggaacactaaaaaagtggggaacagcggggaaccgactcaaacgaactccgattggactcattccagcgcgttggaaccggctcgtcgaaccctaactaagatctcttaaccctaaaccctaaatcctaactcctaaactctaaaccctaaagctaaaaaataaggctaaaacctaagctaaaccgtaaaatctaaactataaaccctaaaagctaaaccctaaaggctaaagctaaagctaaacactatagctaaaccctaaagctaaaccataAACCCTAGAGCTAAATtctaaaccctaaatctaaaccctaaggctaaaccctaaagctaaaccctaaaagccaaaccctaatatatttaggggttatgatttagggtttatggttaaaagatcctagttagggttcgacgagacggttccaacgccgctggaatgagaccaatcggagttcgtttgagtctgttccccacttttttagtgttccccaatgaacctcacacaaTATTAGCATTCCTCTAATTGTGGTAATGGGAACTCATGGGGTGTGTGGACTGTTTTGGGCAGTGCATTACGAAGGGAGTCTGGCTGAAACAGGTGAAGTTTTTGATACTACACATGAAGACAATACAATATTCACCTTTGAAATTGGCAAAGGCTCTGTGATCAAGGCATGGGATGTTGCTCTGAGAACAATGAAGGTTGGCCCATTTGTGTTTTTCACTCGGAGTTACAACTACTCCACTTTTAAGTTGAATTTTTATGAGTTCATAATCTTAATTTTTAGGTTGGGGAGGTTGCCAAAATAACTTGCAAGTCAGATTATGCCTATGGTAGTGCTGGCTCTCCGCCAGAGATTCCACCAGAGTAATTACTTCATAGCGCTTGACTAGCATAGTTTGATGATCAGCCTAGTTGACTGACTATATGGTTATTGATTTCACTTAAAAAATGTGCAGTGCAACTCTGATCTTTGAGGTGGAGCTAGTGGCTTGCAGGCCAAGAAAAGGTTCTAGCGTGGCTAGTGCCTCAGATGAGCGGGCTAGACTAGAGTAAGTTATTTATCCAACTTAATACACTTGAACTTATATTTGCATGCTCAAATGGATCATGTTTAATAACCAGTGAGCTGAAGAAGCAAAGGGAAATGGCTGCCGCACAGaaggaagaagagaaaaagaagcGTGAAGAAGCAAAGGCAGCGGCTGCTGCTCGTATTCAAGCCAAGATGGAAGCTAAGAAAGGCGGCAAGGGAAAGGGGAAAGGAAAGTAGCCCATCAATAACTAAAGCATGATTTATCTTTGTTTGAATAAAACATATTTCAGATTTAACTTGTTTCTTTAACTTATCTTTGAATACTTGAAGAAACATATAAGCTGTTGAACACTTGAACATGGCTCACTTTCCCTTTATTTAATCTTGGTTTATAACGTTTTATTAGCGACAATAATTTTTGTTGTATCTTATTAGCAAAAAAAATGACAAAGGAGGTTCACGTTAACCGGTCCTCCCTCTTTAACATTTAACCCGAGCCTCCCTCTTACAACGCAACTATGGTTTCCCTCATAGTAAGCTATCTTAAGACCACACGGAGTGGGCGTGTAGAGGGGAGGGCAAGTCCCTCCATGCCATGCCACCCCGCCTCTTTTTCACCTTGGGCGTTGCCGTTTTCTCCAAGGGGATTTCCATAGGCGTCTTGGTTTCTTTGAgaccttgattttttttttcaaagccCTTCATGCCCCAACATCACCCCATGGTTTTTGTAACGTGGAGGGCAAATCCCACAAGGTGGTCTACATGGCGATGGCAGGCCTCATAGTTAGCCATCATTAGCTTTTGACTCCATGTATAACATTTAACCCGAGCCTGCCTCTTACAACACTACTATGGTTTGTCTCATTGTTAGCCATCATGATCTTTTACGAATAACGATTTTGCCAGAATGATGTGCTAAAATTTGTCGGCTTTTATGCATGTACCCAGCCAAGATGCATCCAAGTCAATTATGGTATGGTATCAACGTTAAAACACTTTCTTCCCAAAAGAAACCTAACAATAGTATACACCAACCAATGCCAAGAGGCAAGAGCTAAAAAGGTTAAATGTATCAAACCCTAAGCGAGCCATccatctcttcatcttcttcttcttcattgtcTTGCCATGCAGATCCAACTCTGAACTTACAAACAGGGCAGGTTCCTTGCTGCCGCAGCCATGGATCAATGCAACTTGCATGAAACTGCAACAATACATACATGTCATGTATCAGTCAATTCTATTTTGTATATGAATGAGAACCGACAAAAGCTATGCGCCCTCTTATCAATTTGCTTTTGTATTACTACTTGTTCTGAAGGCATGAATGCATTAACATACCTGATGCAAACATGGCAAACTACGAACTAGTTCCCCTACATTAACTTGCTCCAAGCAAACACTACAAGTCAACTCATCTTCTGAAGTTTTTCCACCACCAGTCTCAACCTTCTGCCACCACAAAAAGAAATGGTAAAAATCCACAGATGCTGATTGTAAGTGTCCCAAAAAGATCATGAAAAAACCAGagtttgaaaataaaaaaatgccACAACATAAGAAAGAAAAGTATAATTACCTCAGGTGTGGCTGAAGATGAACCTTGTTCCACTAATGAGCTACCACTGTTAAAACAAATATCAATTATCAGTATTAAGTTATATCAAGCATATATCTGACAACCAGGTTATTAAGCCAGCAATTGAATTTCCAAGTTGTTGCTCGGATACTAAACACTAAAGATAGTGAAGTAACAACAccaaacatttttacattgcatggCGTACATGTTAAACGAATGCAGAGTAAAGCAATCAATGAATCATATATCTTACCTTTTAGAGTTGGCTACCTTGTACTTATGAATAGGAAGAGAATTCACATCTTCCTCGCTCATTGAGTTGGCAGTTGGAGCATTGTCCGTATCCAGTGCTCTTAAAGTTTCATAATCTGCATATACAtgaatatatttaacaaattaaaaagtaaaaaaaaagataataataTTACCTGCCTTGTAATAAGTGAATGTGACAATCCAGAAATCATACAAATTAAAGAAAAAGCCACACTAAGAATGTAcccaaatcatcaaattccctgtCAAGAAGTGCAAGCTGTAGCCTTAGCCCTTGCAACCGGCCACGTGTTGCAAGTGCTATTGAAGGTGGCATTTGCAACCTAAGTTCAGTATGACCAAGAAGACCACTAGCTGCCACAGCGTTTGCTTGGGCCTGGGCTTGGAGTTGCTGACAGGTGGCATACATTCTCAAGCTCGTAGCCATCAAGAACACACCAAGTACTAGCCAAAGCTTAAATCaagaggaaaaaaaaaacaaaagatacTTAGATATTGATGAAACGTGATATACAAAAGAACAGTAAGCATAAAACAACCAAAAATTTGAAGTGGATAGTTACCAGGAAGTTTGGTGACATTTGGTGCGAGTTCAATATCATGAACAACAAAAGAACTGTAACATGAAAACAGATAATTAATGGAAATTGACTAAAGCCATTATTAGTGAAATgcaataaaaaaaacaaataaaaaaataaataaaaactaagaACCTGAGTGTACCTGTAACAAGAAAGGCAAGGGAATTTGTATTGACAGGACGAGGCGCATGGATTCGCTGACAATAGTATCACaaacaaaatacaaagtatcagATAACATGATGGCTATATACTCTAAATGAAGTGAGCTACATggaaaaatatagaaaaaaaaagaTATTCAATACCACTGCACGACGTTCAGGAATAAATCCAGGAAACCCGGTTTCTATGTCTCCCCTGGTTCCTCGAAATACAAAGCTCATGATAGTTGAGTTTTACGTCAGTATTTTGTCGGCTACTTTTCAGTAATAATCAGTCCTGCACCAAAATCTTCAGTAAATCAGCAGATTCTATAACAAAGCCATCGTAGTTCTATTCCAATTATCAAGTAAATCATGGTGTGTGACAGTGTGCGAACAAAAAGGAAGTGATAAGCTGATAACAGCATACAATATGAAACTAATGTCATGAAGAGGTGTTCGAAGAATTTATGTCACTGACAGTACACGGGTGTTCTTCGGGTTAGTTAAACAGATTTCGTGTTAACCGGCTTTCTGAAATTTCACGGCTAAACCAAATACCGACCTGTATCCAAGGTTTAAaaaaaacggaaacgagtttcgaggcgttttcccttcgcctcacgaggcgtaagcccgAGCCggagttaaaaaaataaatataaatattataaatcttataaaaatagtaatactaactaaattcatcatcaaattcatcaaaataatcaaaaacacacataaaaaagacataaattgcttgaaattgacacacaAAACATCAAAACAAATATCAAAAACCCCTAAGGCGCACCTGAGGCGCAGCCTTtttagcgcctcagcccctctgaggcgcCTGAGGCGCACATACAGTTTAACCcccctgaggcgcgcctcagaatcgttttttgacatttggaaaacacggggtgttacaatcatacacaaacacatcctttcctaaaggaagaaacaaacCACTCgaaaggaccagccgatcgagcctaccggccgatcgaacttGAGGCGCGCCTCGAGACGCATGCCTCAACCGTTTTTTTAAACCAAGCCTGTATCTTTATTCGTTTAGTTGGGTTCGGGTTAAAGGAAAAAATAAAGGGCTGCTACAAAGGTCCAAGAAAAACACAATGCAAACGGTATAAACATTAACAGATACTAGCAATGTCTTGAAGGGTTACTTAAGGTTCATGGATGATCACTTAAGATGCCGATGAGCCTGATATCCCGATAAATCGTATGATCTACTACTAGTACCCTTCACAACATCACTAGTACCTTATTCCATTTGCATTGTGGTTTTCTTGTAATTTTGTAGCAGCTCAGTATTTCTTCCTTCAACCCTATGTACCCGACCCGTTTAAACCGAACCCGACTAAAGAGTAAAGTTATTTTAAACCCAGCGACTGCAAGATCCTACGATCTATCGGGATAACAGCACTACTCCGACATTCACGAACAAGATATCGATGATTGGTCATCTTTCCGAATTACGAAACCCTAAAACCCCCTAACTCGCATGAATTTTCCCCTAAAACAAACTCCACAAACTGATTCTAAGTTGTAAACAAATGAAATGGACAAAACAGACCTATGATTATAACTAGCAATGAATTGAAGCAAATAATATGATCCAAATCCAGAAATAGAGGTTGAATTTATAGAAACAGAAAACCCTAAACAGTTGCAAAAATGggttagaaaaagaaaagaaagagaaaTGATATACTTACAGAGTTGAGATTGATCGATCTGCGATTAAAGAGAGAAATGGGAGATGTAAGTTGTAGTTTGTAGCCGGAGTCGAAACGGTCGCTGTATCAGTTTCTAGACAACTCTTCTGTTTTTGCCACTAGAtagatatacatacatacatctaAAATGTGACTTGTATAAttcatttttttatgttttttttttatccaTTGATTAATTTATAAAGTTTGTTTTCCCTTTTAACAATACTAGGTTTTTTCTCCACCGCTATACGGTGGAAGTTTGATCGATTTTTTCTAGGGCTGACAATTGTGtatctgttaagacacgattagacctgtttgactgaaaaatacaccctttgactttttaaatttttaaaataaGTAAAGTTACAATGTTAGGATATATCATTTATTCATCTttgtacataaaacataaaactgttttataaacatgaggtagaaagtagttaaacgagtcgtaatcatgtttgaaacttatgttgtgcacgccgtcagaaacctgttaaacctgttaagacacgatttgctAGCCTTAATTTTTCCCGTGGTACGTGACGTGACTTTAGTTGTTATTGGATAAACTTATCGGAGCCTACCAAAGCGAGGATCAGTTAAAGCGAATATCGATAATGATAATaccaatgaaaaaaaaaacccggCTTCATGACATGACTTTGGTCTTGGCTGGACTCATACAAAAGCGAAGGTGGGAGTTTGATCATTTCCCCCGTGATTTTGGTTGTAATCGACTCGACTTTTTGAAAACCATAAAAGCGAAGATCGCAAAAAGAAAACATCTATGTCGGGTTTTCCACTCGTGTTATGCGGCGTGAGTGTGATTGGTTCCCTCATGTCATGCGACGTGACTTTAGTCATTGTCGGCTCGACTCATAGAAAAATCATAAAAGCGAATATTGATATTGGTTCCGATAATAAcagatagaaaaatt
Above is a window of Helianthus annuus cultivar XRQ/B chromosome 14, HanXRQr2.0-SUNRISE, whole genome shotgun sequence DNA encoding:
- the LOC110886515 gene encoding E3 ubiquitin-protein ligase SDIR1 isoform X3, producing MSFVFRGTRGDIETGFPGFIPERRAVRIHAPRPVNTNSLAFLVTVLLLFMILNSHQMSPNFLLWLVLGVFLMATSLRMYATCQQLQAQAQANAVAASGLLGHTELRLQMPPSIALATRGRLQGLRLQLALLDREFDDLDYETLRALDTDNAPTANSMSEEDVNSLPIHKYKVANSKSGSSLVEQGSSSATPEVETGGGKTSEDELTCSVCLEQVNVGELVRSLPCLHQFHASCIDPWLRQQGTCPVCKFRVGSAWQDNEEEEDEEMDGSLRV
- the LOC110886515 gene encoding E3 ubiquitin-protein ligase SDIR1 isoform X1, which produces MSFVFRGTRGDIETGFPGFIPERRAVRIHAPRPVNTNSLAFLVTVLLLFMILNSHQMSPNFLLWLVLGVFLMATSLRMYATCQQLQAQAQANAVAASGLLGHTELRLQMPPSIALATRGRLQGLRLQLALLDREFDDLDYETLRALDTDNAPTANSMSEEDVNSLPIHKYKVANSKSGSSLVEQGSSSATPEKVETGGGKTSEDELTCSVCLEQVNVGELVRSLPCLHQFHASCIDPWLRQQGTCPVCKFRVGSAWQDNEEEEDEEMDGSLRV
- the LOC110886516 gene encoding peptidyl-prolyl cis-trans isomerase FKBP20-1 — translated: MAEAIDLTGDGGVLKTIVKSAKPDAIAPSESLPLVDVHYEGSLAETGEVFDTTHEDNTIFTFEIGKGSVIKAWDVALRTMKVGEVAKITCKSDYAYGSAGSPPEIPPDATLIFEVELVACRPRKGSSVASASDERARLDELKKQREMAAAQKEEEKKKREEAKAAAAARIQAKMEAKKGGKGKGKGK
- the LOC110886515 gene encoding E3 ubiquitin-protein ligase SDIR1 isoform X2, which translates into the protein MSFVFRGTRGDIETGFPGFIPERRARIHAPRPVNTNSLAFLVTVLLLFMILNSHQMSPNFLLWLVLGVFLMATSLRMYATCQQLQAQAQANAVAASGLLGHTELRLQMPPSIALATRGRLQGLRLQLALLDREFDDLDYETLRALDTDNAPTANSMSEEDVNSLPIHKYKVANSKSGSSLVEQGSSSATPEKVETGGGKTSEDELTCSVCLEQVNVGELVRSLPCLHQFHASCIDPWLRQQGTCPVCKFRVGSAWQDNEEEEDEEMDGSLRV